The genome window CCTAACTACCTGCATCTCTAGTTGGAGAAGAATTGATGATACAACAATACCTACTATGTCCAAAACATCAGGTGGATATGTAAACTCTGCACTTGCGAAATCTGAAGCGATACAAAATGGATTTGATGAAGCAATATTTTTGGATTCAAAAGGTCTTGTATCGGAAGGTTCTGCTGAAAATATTTTCATTGTTAGAAATGGAAAAATTATAACGCCAAGTTTAGAATCCTCTATACTTGAAGGAATCACACGACGAACCATTTTTGAATTAGCAAAAGAACTTGGTATAGATTACGAAGAACGCTCGATAGCAAGAAGCGAGCTCTACATTGCAGATGAGATCTTTTTCTCTGGAACAGGAGTTCAGGTTGCCTGGGTAAAATCAGTTGATAAAAGAATTATCGCAGATGGCAAGATTGGTCCTATTAGTAAGAAATTACAAGATCTATATTTCAATGTTGTAAAAGGAAATAATCAAAAATTTATGCATTGGTTGACTCCGATTTATTAAATCTAT of Leptospira sp. GIMC2001 contains these proteins:
- a CDS encoding branched-chain amino acid transaminase, whose protein sequence is MSTPSKDLSYFEGNIIPAQNAKLSIQTHALQYGTSVFGGIRGYYNSDKKNLYVFRIKDHFKRLINSTKIMQLQFTKSPAELEEITIELLKQCGYHQNVYVRPIIYTSSLQLSPRFHDVPTEIGIYVLKLNDYLDTENGLTTCISSWRRIDDTTIPTMSKTSGGYVNSALAKSEAIQNGFDEAIFLDSKGLVSEGSAENIFIVRNGKIITPSLESSILEGITRRTIFELAKELGIDYEERSIARSELYIADEIFFSGTGVQVAWVKSVDKRIIADGKIGPISKKLQDLYFNVVKGNNQKFMHWLTPIY